In one Candidatus Eisenbacteria bacterium genomic region, the following are encoded:
- a CDS encoding TatD family hydrolase — MIDTHCHLADKRFDRDRQQVFDRARVSGVTHFVEIAYAPKILEKAHALAREHPTLFLCVGVHPSESAKVPDSYLDELRDHARHPRVVAIGETGLDFYRDYAPRADQERWFRAQLALADEVGLPVVIHQRSALADVLAILEETRPAAGGVLHCYDDGPEVIARAEALAFKLGIGGCLTYGHAALDEAVRVAPESMLMLETDAPYLEPEPRSLKRNEPGLLPRVVRRLCEIRGWTPETADRITTANARELFRIPAGVHG; from the coding sequence GTGATCGATACCCACTGCCACCTCGCCGACAAGCGCTTCGATCGCGACCGCCAGCAGGTGTTCGACCGAGCGCGCGTCTCGGGCGTGACCCACTTCGTCGAGATCGCCTACGCGCCCAAGATCCTCGAGAAGGCTCATGCGCTCGCGCGCGAGCATCCGACCCTGTTCCTGTGCGTCGGCGTCCATCCCAGCGAATCGGCCAAGGTTCCGGATTCCTATCTCGACGAGCTTCGCGATCACGCTCGTCATCCACGGGTCGTTGCGATCGGCGAGACCGGGCTCGACTTCTATCGGGATTACGCGCCGCGCGCCGATCAGGAGCGCTGGTTCCGCGCTCAGCTCGCGCTGGCCGACGAGGTGGGATTGCCGGTGGTGATCCACCAGCGCAGCGCGCTCGCGGACGTGCTCGCCATCCTGGAAGAGACGCGCCCCGCCGCCGGCGGAGTCCTCCATTGCTACGACGATGGGCCCGAGGTGATCGCGCGCGCCGAGGCGCTGGCCTTCAAGCTCGGGATCGGAGGCTGTCTCACCTACGGTCACGCGGCGCTCGATGAGGCGGTCCGGGTCGCGCCCGAGTCGATGCTGATGCTGGAGACCGACGCGCCGTACCTCGAGCCCGAGCCGCGCTCGCTCAAGCGCAACGAGCCAGGGCTCCTGCCCCGCGTCGTGCGGCGACTCTGCGAGATCCGCGGATGGACGCCGGAAACGGCGGACCGCATCACGACCGCCAACGCTCGCGAGCTGTTCCGCATCCCGGCCGGCGTGCACGGCTGA